A stretch of Vicia villosa cultivar HV-30 ecotype Madison, WI unplaced genomic scaffold, Vvil1.0 ctg.001892F_1_1, whole genome shotgun sequence DNA encodes these proteins:
- the LOC131637026 gene encoding uncharacterized protein LOC131637026, whose translation MGSSSAFFVICILHSIIAVTSGALMMFYMKEVYTFGHGVQTATKLLGSTPHDQLLIRTSDSFSGLLLVAIGFLIFMVSFVKDRDFQHLFAKGCILLHVFMALWRIYFERKVEDLAWDWLRQTVGDVLLALSWVFFLIYSWREKYD comes from the coding sequence ATGGGATCGTCATCGGCGTTCTTCGTCATCTGCATTCTCCACTCCATCATCGCCGTCACGAGCGGCGCTCTCATGATGTTCTACATGAAAGAGGTCTACACGTTCGGCCACGGCGTTCAAACAGCAACAAAGCTTCTCGGATCCACGCCGCACGATCAGCTCCTCATCAGAACCTCCGATTCGTTCTCCGGTTTGTTGCTTGTTGCGATTGGATTTCTCATTTTCATGGTTTCGTTTGTTAAGGATCGCGATTTTCAACACCTGTTTGCTAAGGGGTGTATTTTGTTGCATGTGTTTATGGCGTTGTGGAGGATTTACTTTGAGAGGAAGGTGGAGGATCTTGCTTGGGATTGGCTTAGGCAAACTGTGGGTGATGTTCTCTTGGCTCTTTCTTGGGTTTTCTTCCTTATTTACTCGTGGAGAGAGAAGTAtgattag